Sequence from the Deltaproteobacteria bacterium genome:
CTGCGGCGTCATCCGGTCGGCGGGGCACAGGATGGCCGCGCGGGGGCGGTCGGAGAACGCCTTGAGGGACAGCTCCTCCTGCAGCGCCCGGATCTCGTCGATCCGCAGGAACGGCGTCTCCGGGACGATGTGAAGGAAGTTCGGGTGGGAGGACGACGCGAGAAGGCGGCACTCGGGACAGGAGCGGCAGGCGCCGTCTTCCCCCGGGTTCCGGCAGAGCAGGGCGGCGACGAACGCGCGCGCCGCCTTCTCCTTCCCGATCCCTTCCTCTCCCGCGAAAAGGAGCCCGTGGGGGGTCGCCCCGGCGGCGAGATAGCGGCGGAGGAGGGAGAGAGCCCGATCCTGGCCGAGGACGGAGGAGAGCGGCTCTACCATCCGAAGCGCCGGGCGACCGCGTCCAGCACGGCGTGGAACACCTCGTCCTCCGGAAGCGCGGCGTCGATCCGCGCAAACCGCGACGGCCGGGATTCGAGGAGGCGCAGATACCCGTCGCGCACCGCGCGGTGGAAGGCGAGCGGCTCCCCCTCGATCCGGTCCGCGGCCCGCGCCCGTCCCCGGATGCGGGCGACACCCGTCTCGGGCGGCAGGTCGAACAGGAGGGTGAGGTCGGGGGTGATCCCCCCCGCGGCGAATCCGTTCAGCCGTTCCACGATCTCCGTGCCGAGCTTCCTCGCGTGCCCCTGGTACGCGGTCGTGGCGTCGGAGAACCGGTCGCAGAGGACCGCCCGCCCCGATTCGATGGCGGGCAGGATGACGCCCCGGACGTGCTGCGCGCGGGACGCCTCGTACAGGAGCAGCTCGGTTTCGGGAAAGATGCGTTCTTCGCGGGGGGAGAGCACGAGGCGGCGGATCTCGTCGGCCAGCGGGGTGCCGCCCGGCTCGCGCGTGACGAGGTGGGGAATCCCCTTCGCGGACAGGTGCGCGGAGAGACGCGCAAGCTGCGTCGACTTGCCGGAACCCTCTATACCTTCAAACGTCAGAAATGGAGCACGGTGGCTGGCGTTACCGGGGGGGGACACTCTGTACCTTCATTACGCGGCTGGCGTTACTGGCGGGGGGCACTCTTCCGGAAACCCGGAGGTGAACCGAAAGCGAAGAGTGTCCCCCAAAGGCGTTAGCACTCCGAGAAGCCGCAGGAGCGGCACTTGAGGCACCCCTCCTGCCGCTCGACCTGGCTGCCGCAGTCGGGGCAGGCGCCCCGGACGATCTCTTCCTCGTCGCCGGGCAGCGCCGGCTTCTTCGATGCGGCGGCCGCGGCCGCGGCGGCGGACGGCTTGGGGACGCCGGGGAACATCGCCTCGAAGTTCTCGAGGTACCACTCGATCGCCTTCGACACGGCGTCGGCGCACGAAAGGATCTTCCCGCCGTTCCCTCCCCACGAGGGGAGGTGGCAGGAGATTCCCTTCAGCTGCTTGATGATCATCTCGGGCTGCACGCCGGAGCGCAGGGCGAGCGAGACCAGCCGGCCGATCGCCTCCGACTGGGACGCGGCGCACCCGCCCGCCTTCCCCATCTGGTTGAAGACCTCGAAGATCCCCTTCTCGTCCCGGTTGATCGTGACGTAGAGCTTTCCGCAGCTCGTCTTGATCTCCTTGGTCACCCCGATCAGGGTGTCGGGGCGCGGGCGGGGGGTGACGAACGGCGTTTCGCGGCTCTCCGCGGGGACCGCCGACGCGGCGCCGTCCTTCCGGTTCACCTCGCCGATGTTCAGGACCTGCTCCTCGCGGCTGCGGTCGCGGTAGACCGTGACCCCCTTGCACCCGAGGCGGTAGGCGAGCGCGAACACCTTCCGGATGTCGTCGCGCGTGGCGTCCGACGGGAAGTTCACCGTCTTGGACACCGCGTTGTCGGTGTACTTCTGGAACGCCGCCTGCATCCGCAGGTGGGCCTCCGGGGAGATGTCGTGCGCGGTGACGTAGACGCGCGCGACGTCCTCGGGGATCCCCTCGACGTGCTTCAACGACCCCACCTTCGAGATCTCCTTCATCCGGTCCACGGAGTAGAGCCCGCGCCGCCGCATCTCGGCGTCGAACAGCGGGTGCGCCTCCACGAGGTGGTCGTTGTCCATCACGTTGCGGATGTAGGAGAGGGCGAAGATCGGCTCGATCCCGCTGGAGACGCCGCCGATGATGCTGATCGTGCCCGTCGGGGCGATGGTGGTCACGGTGGCGTTTCGGCGCGGGGCCCCGCCCCGCTCGGGGAAGACGCTGACCGGGTAGTTGGGGAAGGGGCACCGCTCGCGCGCCAGGTTGGAGGACGCCGCCTGCGCCTCCTGCTGGACGAAGCTCATGACCTCCTGGCCCACCGCCAGCGCCTCGTCGGAGTCGTACGGGACCCCGAGGCGGATCAGCATGTCGGCGAACCCCATGACCCCGAGCCCGATCTTCCGGTTTCCCATCGTCATGTGGCGGATCTCGGCCAGGGGGTAGTTGTTCATGTCGATCACGTTGTCCAGGAACCGGACCGAGGTGTGCACCACCGTTTTCAGCCGGTCGTAGTCGATCCGGGCGTGGCCGTTCTCCGCGGCGATCATGTTCGCGAGGTTGACGGAGCCCAGGTTGCACGATTCGTACGGCAGCAGAGGCTGCTCTCCGCAGGGGTTCGTGCTCTCGATCGCGCCGACCCGCGGCGTGGGATTGTCCCGGTTGATCCGGTCGATGAAGACGATCCCCGGCTCCCCGTTGCGCCAGGACGAGTCGACGATCCGCTCGAACACCTCGCGGGCCGACAGCCGCGAGGTCACTTCGCGGGAGTGGGGGTTGACGAGGCTGTACTCCTCGTCGTTCTCCACCGCCTTCATGAACTCCTCGGTGAGGGCGACGGAGATGTTGAAGTTGTTCAGGCGGCTCGTCTGGCTCTTGCAGGTGATGAAGTCGAGGATGTCGGGGTGGTCGACCCGCAGGATCCCCATGTTCGCGCCGCGCCGCGTGCCGCCCTGCTTGATCGTCTCCGTGGCCGCGTCGAAGACGGTCATGAAGGAGATCGGGCCGGAAGAGATCCCCTTGGTCGACCGGACGACGTCCGCGTGCGGCCGGAGCCGCGAGAAGGAGAAGCCGGTGCCGCCGCCGCTCTTGTGGATCAGCGCGGTGTTCTTGACCGCCTCGAAGATCGACTCCATCGAATCCTCCACCGGGAGGACGAAGCACGCCGACAGCTGCTGGAGCTCGCGCCCCGCGTTCATCAGCGTGGGGGAGTTCGGGAGGAAATCGAGCCCCCGCATGAGGGCGTAGAACGTTTCCGCCCAACGGAGCACGACCTCGGGGAGGGCGCCGTAGTAAAGCCCTTCCGCCAGCGCGATGTTGTACGCGACGCGGCAGACCATCTCCTCGGGCGTCTCCAGCGGGTCGCCCTTCATCCCTTTCTTGAGGTAGCGGCGTTCCAGCACGGTGCGGGCGTTTTCGGAAACCGGCATCACGCCGTGCTTCTCCCGCATCGCCTCGGTCCACGCTTTCGGGGGATGCTCGGGGAGCCCCCTTCCGGCGGTGCGCGCCGGGCCGTCGTGCCCGGGGACCGCGGTGGTGGAAGAGGCGGGGACTGGGGGGTTCAAATCCATTCGTTCGCTCCGTTTCAGGCCGGGGGCCGTATATGACAGGATAGCCTATCTTGTGGTCAAGTCGCGCACCGACTACAAGATATTGTGCCGTCGGTGGGCTGTCAAGAAAAAGCGGGGATATTTTTGTGTTTTTGCCAAGTTGCGTCGCCCAAGGGACTTTCCGGAGAATAAAACGGCGGTTTTCATTTTCCCGTCCGGTTCGCCGGGCGCGCCGCCTTCGGTCCGCGGGGAAGCGGGCATCCGGGAACCATTCCGGAATCCGCCGTCCGGTCGGTGCTACTTTTCCCTTGATTCCGCCGAATCGATACGTTATGTATACAGTCGACAATTTGGACGGAAACTCCCCCGACTCTGCTTCCCGAATCAGCGAAACCAAGGGGTGGGACGCCATGACGATTCCGCGCTGCAGAAGCACGCAAGGGCACTTCGGATCGGCGCTGTTCCGGTTCCTTCCGCGACTCTTCGCCCTCGGGATCCTCCTCCTCCCTTGCGCGGCCGCGGCGATCGACAACGGCCAATGCTTCGACTGCCACGGCGACCGGGGGATCCTCGGGTGGTCCACCGCCGAAAAGGCGTCGAACGTGACCCCGGGCGGCGCGAAGGATTCCGGGGATCCGTTCGGCAAGTTCCCGGGCATGTCGCTGCACGTCGACCCCGCGTCGTACAAGGCGTCGGTGCACACCGACGTCTCCTGCACCGACTGCCACGCCGACATCAAGGACCTT
This genomic interval carries:
- a CDS encoding DNA polymerase III subunit delta'; its protein translation is MVEPLSSVLGQDRALSLLRRYLAAGATPHGLLFAGEEGIGKEKAARAFVAALLCRNPGEDGACRSCPECRLLASSSHPNFLHIVPETPFLRIDEIRALQEELSLKAFSDRPRAAILCPADRMTPQ
- a CDS encoding vitamin B12-dependent ribonucleotide reductase; amino-acid sequence: MREKHGVMPVSENARTVLERRYLKKGMKGDPLETPEEMVCRVAYNIALAEGLYYGALPEVVLRWAETFYALMRGLDFLPNSPTLMNAGRELQQLSACFVLPVEDSMESIFEAVKNTALIHKSGGGTGFSFSRLRPHADVVRSTKGISSGPISFMTVFDAATETIKQGGTRRGANMGILRVDHPDILDFITCKSQTSRLNNFNISVALTEEFMKAVENDEEYSLVNPHSREVTSRLSAREVFERIVDSSWRNGEPGIVFIDRINRDNPTPRVGAIESTNPCGEQPLLPYESCNLGSVNLANMIAAENGHARIDYDRLKTVVHTSVRFLDNVIDMNNYPLAEIRHMTMGNRKIGLGVMGFADMLIRLGVPYDSDEALAVGQEVMSFVQQEAQAASSNLARERCPFPNYPVSVFPERGGAPRRNATVTTIAPTGTISIIGGVSSGIEPIFALSYIRNVMDNDHLVEAHPLFDAEMRRRGLYSVDRMKEISKVGSLKHVEGIPEDVARVYVTAHDISPEAHLRMQAAFQKYTDNAVSKTVNFPSDATRDDIRKVFALAYRLGCKGVTVYRDRSREEQVLNIGEVNRKDGAASAVPAESRETPFVTPRPRPDTLIGVTKEIKTSCGKLYVTINRDEKGIFEVFNQMGKAGGCAASQSEAIGRLVSLALRSGVQPEMIIKQLKGISCHLPSWGGNGGKILSCADAVSKAIEWYLENFEAMFPGVPKPSAAAAAAAASKKPALPGDEEEIVRGACPDCGSQVERQEGCLKCRSCGFSEC
- a CDS encoding dTMP kinase, with the translated sequence MSPPGNASHRAPFLTFEGIEGSGKSTQLARLSAHLSAKGIPHLVTREPGGTPLADEIRRLVLSPREERIFPETELLLYEASRAQHVRGVILPAIESGRAVLCDRFSDATTAYQGHARKLGTEIVERLNGFAAGGITPDLTLLFDLPPETGVARIRGRARAADRIEGEPLAFHRAVRDGYLRLLESRPSRFARIDAALPEDEVFHAVLDAVARRFGW